From Klebsiella electrica, the proteins below share one genomic window:
- a CDS encoding efflux RND transporter periplasmic adaptor subunit — protein MSLKKTWVNFYLRGLGSAVIAMLLASCDNSAAQNAAPQAPAVSAADVVVKSISQWDSFNGRIEAVESVQLRPRVSGYIEKVNYTDGQEVKKGEVLFTIDDRTYRAALEQAQATLARAKTQASLARSEASRTDKLINSNVVSREEWEQRRSAATQAQADIQAAQAAVDAAQLNLDFTKVTAPIDGRASRALITSGNLVTAGDSASVLTTVVSQKTVYVYFDVDESTYLHYQNLARSGQGAASNHLALPVEMGLVGEDGYPHQGKVDFLDNQLTPSTGTIRMRALLDNSQRQFIPGLFARVRLPGSAEFQATLIDDKAVLTDQDRKYVYIVDKEGKAQRRDIKPGRLAAGLRIVQQGLNPGDKVIVEGLQKVFMPGMPVNAKTVAMTASTALN, from the coding sequence ATGAGCCTGAAAAAAACCTGGGTTAACTTTTATCTACGCGGACTGGGGAGCGCAGTCATCGCCATGCTGCTTGCCAGCTGCGATAACAGCGCGGCGCAAAACGCCGCACCGCAGGCCCCTGCCGTCAGCGCCGCTGACGTAGTGGTGAAATCCATTAGCCAGTGGGACAGCTTTAACGGCCGAATTGAAGCGGTAGAAAGCGTTCAGCTCCGCCCACGCGTCTCCGGCTACATTGAAAAAGTGAACTACACCGACGGCCAGGAAGTGAAAAAGGGCGAGGTGCTATTCACTATCGATGACAGAACCTATCGCGCCGCCCTCGAGCAGGCGCAGGCAACGCTGGCAAGAGCCAAAACACAGGCCAGCCTGGCGCGCAGCGAGGCCAGCCGTACCGACAAATTAATCAACAGCAACGTGGTATCCCGTGAAGAGTGGGAGCAGCGCCGTTCCGCCGCGACCCAGGCGCAGGCCGACATCCAGGCTGCACAGGCCGCCGTGGATGCCGCTCAGCTTAACCTTGACTTCACCAAAGTGACCGCCCCTATCGATGGTCGCGCCAGCCGCGCGCTGATCACCAGCGGTAACCTGGTGACCGCGGGTGACAGTGCCAGCGTGCTGACAACGGTGGTCTCGCAGAAGACGGTCTACGTCTATTTTGATGTCGATGAATCAACCTATCTTCACTATCAAAACCTCGCCCGCAGCGGCCAGGGGGCGGCCAGCAATCATCTTGCGCTGCCGGTTGAGATGGGTCTTGTCGGTGAGGACGGCTATCCCCATCAGGGAAAAGTGGATTTCCTCGATAATCAGCTAACGCCGAGCACCGGCACTATCCGTATGCGCGCGCTGCTGGATAACAGCCAGCGTCAGTTCATACCGGGCCTGTTTGCCCGCGTGCGCCTGCCGGGCAGCGCCGAATTCCAGGCCACGCTAATCGACGACAAAGCGGTACTGACCGATCAGGACCGCAAATACGTTTATATCGTTGATAAAGAGGGTAAAGCGCAGCGCCGCGATATCAAGCCGGGTCGCCTGGCCGCCGGTTTACGCATCGTCCAGCAGGGGCTGAATCCTGGCGATAAAGTCATCGTCGAAGGATTACAAAAAGTGTTTATGCCCGGAATGCCGGTTAACGCGAAAACCGTGGCGATGACCGCCAGCACTGCCCTCAATTGA
- a CDS encoding helix-turn-helix domain-containing protein, with product MNTGAFVHDLLDWIDNNLESRLDIDTVSRRAGYSKWHLQRIFKEHTGHPIGEYIRARKLQKSLERLTLSDEPILNVAIALGFDSQQSFNRSFKRQYGQAPGVWRRSMGTAASCQRST from the coding sequence ATGAACACTGGCGCTTTTGTACACGATTTACTTGACTGGATTGATAATAACCTTGAAAGCCGCCTCGATATTGACACGGTCTCCCGGCGGGCAGGCTATTCGAAGTGGCATCTTCAGCGGATATTCAAAGAACATACCGGCCACCCCATCGGCGAATACATCCGCGCCCGGAAGCTGCAAAAATCGCTTGAGCGCTTAACCCTCAGCGACGAGCCGATCCTCAACGTGGCCATCGCGCTGGGTTTCGACTCTCAGCAATCCTTCAATCGCAGTTTCAAGCGCCAGTATGGCCAGGCGCCGGGAGTCTGGCGCCGCAGCATGGGGACGGCTGCATCGTGCCAGCGTTCCACATGA
- the tssL gene encoding type VI secretion system protein TssL, short form, whose product MEISIWLHFVTSVSLPARLGINTITGNKPHSDNGHSCVVPTAPGTDIQVKPITSAFIDNIFQDTWILALAIKNIPGVVVDKALYQHCVKMVERVQEKLYSAGASDILADEIKFAHCVFLDEAVMTQPDTDVSVWWAETPLQGIFMEDLHGGEVFYENIKKLLRGSSPSEAVITCYHRMLMLGYRGKFIHDDGEQNEERQSLLKQLGELLPAVKGKINTPVFIRNRRQDIRFWRRSPWVMQLLGLLVIVAVSCAMSTHLYYLLGQWFTLS is encoded by the coding sequence GTGGAAATATCAATATGGTTACATTTTGTAACATCCGTCTCATTGCCTGCCCGATTGGGCATAAATACCATCACTGGCAATAAACCTCATTCTGATAATGGACATAGCTGCGTGGTGCCAACTGCTCCCGGAACGGATATTCAGGTAAAACCCATCACTTCTGCATTCATTGATAATATATTTCAGGATACGTGGATCCTCGCTTTAGCCATCAAAAATATTCCCGGCGTTGTTGTCGATAAAGCTCTTTATCAGCACTGCGTCAAAATGGTTGAGCGAGTGCAGGAAAAACTCTACAGCGCAGGCGCATCCGATATTCTTGCCGATGAAATCAAGTTCGCACATTGCGTATTTCTCGATGAGGCTGTGATGACTCAACCAGATACTGATGTTTCAGTCTGGTGGGCTGAAACACCGCTTCAGGGCATATTTATGGAGGATCTGCACGGTGGTGAAGTTTTTTATGAAAATATCAAAAAGCTGCTACGCGGATCCTCTCCTTCGGAAGCGGTTATTACCTGTTATCACCGTATGCTGATGCTGGGTTACAGAGGGAAGTTTATCCACGATGATGGCGAACAAAACGAGGAACGGCAATCGTTACTGAAGCAGTTGGGGGAGTTGTTACCCGCAGTCAAAGGCAAAATCAACACGCCTGTCTTTATTCGCAACCGTCGTCAGGACATTCGTTTTTGGCGGCGTTCGCCGTGGGTGATGCAACTTTTGGGATTACTGGTGATTGTGGCCGTGTCCTGTGCGATGAGCACCCATCTGTACTATTTGCTCGGGCAGTGGTTCACGCTGAGCTGA